The Coregonus clupeaformis isolate EN_2021a unplaced genomic scaffold, ASM2061545v1 scaf0836, whole genome shotgun sequence genome contains a region encoding:
- the LOC121585894 gene encoding POU domain, class 3, transcription factor 2 has translation MKGLLPVATTSISHFCPMNGRTRRSAGARRCVHLAECLGDACGKTVTVKCKVPLIRAISPAPRVMATTASNHYNILTSSASIVHSEPGSMQQASAYRDAQTLLQSDYSLQSNSHPLSHAHQWITALSHGEGAPWSTSPLGEQDIKPAVQGTRDEMHSSNNLQHQHQPRPPHLVHQSHGNHHDARAWRTTAAHIPSMATSNGQSLIYSQPGFSVNGLIPGSGQGMHHHNLRDAHEDHHSPHLSDHGHQASQHQQQSHHDHSDEDTPTSDDLEQFAKQFKQRRIKLGFTQADVGLALGTLYGNVFSQTTICRFEALQLSFKNMCKLKPLLNKWLEEADSTSGSPTSLDKIAAQGRKRKKRTSIEVSVKGALETHFLKCPKPAAAEITSLADGLQLEKEVVRVWFCNRRQKEKRMTPPGGPLPGTEDVYGDTPPHHGVQTPVQ, from the coding sequence ATGAAAGGGCTGTTGCCAGTAGCAACCACGTCCATTAGCCATTTCTGTCCAATGAACGGCAGGACGAGGCGGAGTGCAGGTGCGCGCCGCTGTGTCCACTTGGCAGAGTGCCTGGGAGACGCCTGTGGCAAAACAGTAACTGTCAAATGCAAGGTTCCTTTAATAAGAGCGATCAGTCCGGCTCCGAGAGTCATGGCGACCACAGCGTCTAATCATTATAATATCCTCACCTCCAGCGCATCCATTGTGCACTCGGAGCCCGGGAGCATGCAGCAAGCATCGGCGTACAGGGACGCGCAGACCCTGTTGCAGAGTGACTACTCATTGCAGAGCAACAGTCACCCGCTCAGCCACGCGCACCAGTGGATAACGGCACTGTCGCACGGAGAGGGAGCTCCGTGGTCAACCAGTCCCCTCGGCGAGCAGGACATCAAACCTGCGGTGCAGGGCACCAGAGACGAGATGCACAGCTCCAACAACCTGCAGCACCAGCACCAGCCGCGACCGCCCCACCTGGTGCACCAGTCGCATGGGAACCACCACGACGCCCGAGCGTGGAGAACTACCGCAGCCCACATACCCAGCATGGCAACATCCAATGGCCAGAGCCTTATTTATTCACAGCCCGGATTCAGCGTCAACGGCCTGATTCCAGGCAGCGGACAGGGAATGCACCACCACAACCTAAGAGACGCACACGAAGACCACCACAGCCCGCATCTCAGCGACCACGGCCACCAGGCGTCCCAGCACCAGCAACAGAGTCACCACGACCATTCGGACGAGGATACACCGACCTCGGACGACTTGGAGCAGTTCGCCAAGCAGTTTAAGCAGCGGAGGATCAAGCTGGGCTTCACTCAGGCTGACGTCGGACTCGCTTTGGGAACGCTGTATGGAAATGTGTTTTCCCAAACCACTATTTGCAGGTTCGAGgccctgcagctcagtttcaaAAACATGTGTAAGCTCAAGCCTTTGTTGAACAAGTGGTTGGAAGAAGCGGATTCCACCTCGGGCAGCCCAACCAGCTTGGACAAAATCGCTGCACAAGGGAGGAAAAGGAAAAAACGGACCTCTATCGAGGTAAGCGTAAAAGGGGCTTTGGAGACCCATTTCTTGAAGTGTCCTAAACCCGCAGCGGCGGAAATTACTTCCCTGGCGGACGGTCTACAGCTGGAGAAAGAGGTGGTGAGGGTTTGGTTTTGTAACAGGAGACAAAAAGAGAAACGGATGACTCCTCCCGGTGGACCGCTTCCTGGAACCGAGGATGTGTACGGGGACACACCGCCACATCATGGAGTCCAAACACCGGTTCAATGA
- the LOC123485746 gene encoding F-box/LRR-repeat protein 4-like isoform X3, translating to MPKVLDFSSHYGSENSMSYTMWNLAGVPNVYPSSGDFTQTAVFRAYGTWWEQCASAPLPFRRTPKAFHSQDYIELAFEEPVYPTAVEVLETYHPGAIVQIMACSLNPFSQNPPTDIRGVPLSLSVPRWEVLWAGEPIKVLTPQARQFSPSIKQLSFPTNLIRVEVNSSLLKYYTELDAVVLRGQRERPILSLYKMPRIDICDLSDSDEELSDPGASFRQAGDGKHINLGNGYFDKLPYELIQLIVSHLTLPDLCRLAQTCKLLHQHCCDPLQYIQLSLQPYWARLSDTSLGQLQGRCTLLQRLNLSWTGNRGALTLTGFSSFMKACGGSLVCLELSCCHFLSEPCLEVISQTCPGLQELNLSSCDRLHPQAFTHISKLTHLRRLVLYRTKIEQTVMLSILTFCIELRHLNLGSCVMIEDYDVVASMLAVRCRSLRSLDLWRCRNLTERGLAELAAGCRLLEELDLGWCSTLQSSSGCFQHLARNLPCLRKLFLTANRTVCDSDMEELAANCPALQHLDILGTRMVSSSSLRKLLQACPKLLLLDVSFCSQVDARIVQELCGLFPNVAIKKSFTQ from the exons ATGCCAAAG GTGCTGGACTTCAGCTCCCACTACGGCAGTGAGAACAGCATGTCGTACACCATGTGGAACCTGGCCGGCGTGCCCAACGTCTACCCCAGCTCTGGGGACTTCACCCAGACGGCCGTGTTCAGGGCCTACGGGACGTGGTGGGAGCAGTGTGCCAGCGCGCCGCTGCCCTTCCGCCGCACGCCCAAGGCCTTCCACAGCCAGGACTACATCGAGCTGGCCTTCGAGGAGCCCGTCTACCCCACAGCCGTGGAGGTGCTGGAGACCTACCACCCGGGGGCTATCGTCCAGATCATGGCCTGCTCCCTCAACCCCTTCTCCCAGAACCCTCCCACAGACATCAG AGGtgtacctctgtctctgtctgtccccagGTGGGAGGTGTTGTGGGCTGGGGAGCCCATCAAGGTGCTGACCCCCCAGGCCAGGCAGTTCTCCCCCAGCATCAAGCAGCTGAGCTTCCCCACCAACTTAATCCGCGTGGAGGTCAACAGCTCCCTGCTAAAGTACTACACGGAACTGGACGCCGTTGTCCTGCGCGGCCAGAGGGAGAGGCCCATTCTCTCCCTTTATAAGATGCCCAGGATTGACATCTGTGACCTGAGTGACAGCGATGAGGAGCTGTCTGACCCGGGAGCTTCCTTCAGACAGGCCGGGGATGGCAAGCACATTAACCTGGGGAATGGATACTTCGACAAACTTCCCTACGAG TTGATCCAGCTGATAGTCAGCCACCTGACCTTGCCCGACCTGTGTCGCCTGGCCCAGACCTGTAAGCTACTCCACCAGCACTGCTGTGACCCCCTCCAGTACATCCAGCTGAGCCTGCAGCCATACTGGGCCCGCCTCAGTGACACCTCCCTGGGGCAGCTGCAGGGTCGCTGCACCCTGCTCCAGAGGCTCAACCTCTCCTGGACTGGCAACCGCGGAGCCCTCACCCTCACTGGCTTCAGCAG ctTCATGAAGGCGTGTGGTGGGAGCCTGGTGTGTCTGGAGCTGTCGTGTTGTCACTTCCTGAGTGAACCGTGTCTGGAGGTCATCTCCCAGACGTGTCCCGGCCTGCAGGAGCTCAACCTGTCCTCGTGCGACCGCCTCCACCCCCAGGCCTTCACACACATCTCCAAGCTCACCCACCTGCGCCGGCTAGTGCTCTACCGCACAAAGAtagag CAAACAGTCATGTTGAGCATCCTAACCTTCTGCATTGAGCTGAGACACCTCAACCTGGGGAGCTGTGTGATG ATAGAGGACTATGACGTGGTGGCCAGCATGCTGGCTGTCCGCTGCCGCTCACTGCGCTCCCTGGACCTGTGGCGCTGCAGAAACCTGACGGAGCGTGGCCTGGCCGAGCTGGCTGCAGGGTGCAGACTACTGGAGGAGCTGGACCTTGGTTGGTGCTCCACACTGCAGAGCAGCTCGGGCTGCTTCCAGCACCTGGCCCGCAACCTGCCGTGCCTGAGGAAGCTCTTCCTCACCGCCAACCGCACCGTGTGCGACTCCGACATGGAGGAGCTGGCTGCCAACTGCCCCGCACTGCAGCACCTCGACATACTGG GCACCCGGATGGTAAGCTCCTCCTCCCTCAGGAAGCTGCTGCAGGCGTGTCCTAAGCTCCTCCTCCTGGATGTGTCCTTCTGCTCGCAGGTGGACGCCCGCATCGTCCAAGAGCTTTGCGGACTCTTCCCCAACGTGGCCATCAAGAAGAGCTTTACCCAGTGA
- the LOC123485746 gene encoding F-box/LRR-repeat protein 4-like isoform X2, with protein sequence MLTLLSMFYYICLRRRSRSGTRGEALTSRRAVESGQRATLPISVEVEQYAKEVLDFSSHYGSENSMSYTMWNLAGVPNVYPSSGDFTQTAVFRAYGTWWEQCASAPLPFRRTPKAFHSQDYIELAFEEPVYPTAVEVLETYHPGAIVQIMACSLNPFSQNPPTDIRWEVLWAGEPIKVLTPQARQFSPSIKQLSFPTNLIRVEVNSSLLKYYTELDAVVLRGQRERPILSLYKMPRIDICDLSDSDEELSDPGASFRQAGDGKHINLGNGYFDKLPYELIQLIVSHLTLPDLCRLAQTCKLLHQHCCDPLQYIQLSLQPYWARLSDTSLGQLQGRCTLLQRLNLSWTGNRGALTLTGFSSFMKACGGSLVCLELSCCHFLSEPCLEVISQTCPGLQELNLSSCDRLHPQAFTHISKLTHLRRLVLYRTKIEQTVMLSILTFCIELRHLNLGSCVMIEDYDVVASMLAVRCRSLRSLDLWRCRNLTERGLAELAAGCRLLEELDLGWCSTLQSSSGCFQHLARNLPCLRKLFLTANRTVCDSDMEELAANCPALQHLDILGTRMVSSSSLRKLLQACPKLLLLDVSFCSQVDARIVQELCGLFPNVAIKKSFTQ encoded by the exons ATGCTAACCCTTCTGAGCATGTTTTACTATATCTGTCTGCGGCGCCGGTCCAGGAGCGGAACTCGGGGTGAGGCGCTGACCAGCAGGCGGGCCGTGGAGTCAGGCCAGCGGGCCACCCTGCCCATCAGCGTGGAGGTGGAACAGTATGCCAAAG AGGTGCTGGACTTCAGCTCCCACTACGGCAGTGAGAACAGCATGTCGTACACCATGTGGAACCTGGCCGGCGTGCCCAACGTCTACCCCAGCTCTGGGGACTTCACCCAGACGGCCGTGTTCAGGGCCTACGGGACGTGGTGGGAGCAGTGTGCCAGCGCGCCGCTGCCCTTCCGCCGCACGCCCAAGGCCTTCCACAGCCAGGACTACATCGAGCTGGCCTTCGAGGAGCCCGTCTACCCCACAGCCGTGGAGGTGCTGGAGACCTACCACCCGGGGGCTATCGTCCAGATCATGGCCTGCTCCCTCAACCCCTTCTCCCAGAACCCTCCCACAGACATCAG GTGGGAGGTGTTGTGGGCTGGGGAGCCCATCAAGGTGCTGACCCCCCAGGCCAGGCAGTTCTCCCCCAGCATCAAGCAGCTGAGCTTCCCCACCAACTTAATCCGCGTGGAGGTCAACAGCTCCCTGCTAAAGTACTACACGGAACTGGACGCCGTTGTCCTGCGCGGCCAGAGGGAGAGGCCCATTCTCTCCCTTTATAAGATGCCCAGGATTGACATCTGTGACCTGAGTGACAGCGATGAGGAGCTGTCTGACCCGGGAGCTTCCTTCAGACAGGCCGGGGATGGCAAGCACATTAACCTGGGGAATGGATACTTCGACAAACTTCCCTACGAG TTGATCCAGCTGATAGTCAGCCACCTGACCTTGCCCGACCTGTGTCGCCTGGCCCAGACCTGTAAGCTACTCCACCAGCACTGCTGTGACCCCCTCCAGTACATCCAGCTGAGCCTGCAGCCATACTGGGCCCGCCTCAGTGACACCTCCCTGGGGCAGCTGCAGGGTCGCTGCACCCTGCTCCAGAGGCTCAACCTCTCCTGGACTGGCAACCGCGGAGCCCTCACCCTCACTGGCTTCAGCAG ctTCATGAAGGCGTGTGGTGGGAGCCTGGTGTGTCTGGAGCTGTCGTGTTGTCACTTCCTGAGTGAACCGTGTCTGGAGGTCATCTCCCAGACGTGTCCCGGCCTGCAGGAGCTCAACCTGTCCTCGTGCGACCGCCTCCACCCCCAGGCCTTCACACACATCTCCAAGCTCACCCACCTGCGCCGGCTAGTGCTCTACCGCACAAAGAtagag CAAACAGTCATGTTGAGCATCCTAACCTTCTGCATTGAGCTGAGACACCTCAACCTGGGGAGCTGTGTGATG ATAGAGGACTATGACGTGGTGGCCAGCATGCTGGCTGTCCGCTGCCGCTCACTGCGCTCCCTGGACCTGTGGCGCTGCAGAAACCTGACGGAGCGTGGCCTGGCCGAGCTGGCTGCAGGGTGCAGACTACTGGAGGAGCTGGACCTTGGTTGGTGCTCCACACTGCAGAGCAGCTCGGGCTGCTTCCAGCACCTGGCCCGCAACCTGCCGTGCCTGAGGAAGCTCTTCCTCACCGCCAACCGCACCGTGTGCGACTCCGACATGGAGGAGCTGGCTGCCAACTGCCCCGCACTGCAGCACCTCGACATACTGG GCACCCGGATGGTAAGCTCCTCCTCCCTCAGGAAGCTGCTGCAGGCGTGTCCTAAGCTCCTCCTCCTGGATGTGTCCTTCTGCTCGCAGGTGGACGCCCGCATCGTCCAAGAGCTTTGCGGACTCTTCCCCAACGTGGCCATCAAGAAGAGCTTTACCCAGTGA
- the LOC123485746 gene encoding F-box/LRR-repeat protein 4-like isoform X1, producing the protein MLTLLSMFYYICLRRRSRSGTRGEALTSRRAVESGQRATLPISVEVEQYAKEVLDFSSHYGSENSMSYTMWNLAGVPNVYPSSGDFTQTAVFRAYGTWWEQCASAPLPFRRTPKAFHSQDYIELAFEEPVYPTAVEVLETYHPGAIVQIMACSLNPFSQNPPTDIRGVPLSLSVPRWEVLWAGEPIKVLTPQARQFSPSIKQLSFPTNLIRVEVNSSLLKYYTELDAVVLRGQRERPILSLYKMPRIDICDLSDSDEELSDPGASFRQAGDGKHINLGNGYFDKLPYELIQLIVSHLTLPDLCRLAQTCKLLHQHCCDPLQYIQLSLQPYWARLSDTSLGQLQGRCTLLQRLNLSWTGNRGALTLTGFSSFMKACGGSLVCLELSCCHFLSEPCLEVISQTCPGLQELNLSSCDRLHPQAFTHISKLTHLRRLVLYRTKIEQTVMLSILTFCIELRHLNLGSCVMIEDYDVVASMLAVRCRSLRSLDLWRCRNLTERGLAELAAGCRLLEELDLGWCSTLQSSSGCFQHLARNLPCLRKLFLTANRTVCDSDMEELAANCPALQHLDILGTRMVSSSSLRKLLQACPKLLLLDVSFCSQVDARIVQELCGLFPNVAIKKSFTQ; encoded by the exons ATGCTAACCCTTCTGAGCATGTTTTACTATATCTGTCTGCGGCGCCGGTCCAGGAGCGGAACTCGGGGTGAGGCGCTGACCAGCAGGCGGGCCGTGGAGTCAGGCCAGCGGGCCACCCTGCCCATCAGCGTGGAGGTGGAACAGTATGCCAAAG AGGTGCTGGACTTCAGCTCCCACTACGGCAGTGAGAACAGCATGTCGTACACCATGTGGAACCTGGCCGGCGTGCCCAACGTCTACCCCAGCTCTGGGGACTTCACCCAGACGGCCGTGTTCAGGGCCTACGGGACGTGGTGGGAGCAGTGTGCCAGCGCGCCGCTGCCCTTCCGCCGCACGCCCAAGGCCTTCCACAGCCAGGACTACATCGAGCTGGCCTTCGAGGAGCCCGTCTACCCCACAGCCGTGGAGGTGCTGGAGACCTACCACCCGGGGGCTATCGTCCAGATCATGGCCTGCTCCCTCAACCCCTTCTCCCAGAACCCTCCCACAGACATCAG AGGtgtacctctgtctctgtctgtccccagGTGGGAGGTGTTGTGGGCTGGGGAGCCCATCAAGGTGCTGACCCCCCAGGCCAGGCAGTTCTCCCCCAGCATCAAGCAGCTGAGCTTCCCCACCAACTTAATCCGCGTGGAGGTCAACAGCTCCCTGCTAAAGTACTACACGGAACTGGACGCCGTTGTCCTGCGCGGCCAGAGGGAGAGGCCCATTCTCTCCCTTTATAAGATGCCCAGGATTGACATCTGTGACCTGAGTGACAGCGATGAGGAGCTGTCTGACCCGGGAGCTTCCTTCAGACAGGCCGGGGATGGCAAGCACATTAACCTGGGGAATGGATACTTCGACAAACTTCCCTACGAG TTGATCCAGCTGATAGTCAGCCACCTGACCTTGCCCGACCTGTGTCGCCTGGCCCAGACCTGTAAGCTACTCCACCAGCACTGCTGTGACCCCCTCCAGTACATCCAGCTGAGCCTGCAGCCATACTGGGCCCGCCTCAGTGACACCTCCCTGGGGCAGCTGCAGGGTCGCTGCACCCTGCTCCAGAGGCTCAACCTCTCCTGGACTGGCAACCGCGGAGCCCTCACCCTCACTGGCTTCAGCAG ctTCATGAAGGCGTGTGGTGGGAGCCTGGTGTGTCTGGAGCTGTCGTGTTGTCACTTCCTGAGTGAACCGTGTCTGGAGGTCATCTCCCAGACGTGTCCCGGCCTGCAGGAGCTCAACCTGTCCTCGTGCGACCGCCTCCACCCCCAGGCCTTCACACACATCTCCAAGCTCACCCACCTGCGCCGGCTAGTGCTCTACCGCACAAAGAtagag CAAACAGTCATGTTGAGCATCCTAACCTTCTGCATTGAGCTGAGACACCTCAACCTGGGGAGCTGTGTGATG ATAGAGGACTATGACGTGGTGGCCAGCATGCTGGCTGTCCGCTGCCGCTCACTGCGCTCCCTGGACCTGTGGCGCTGCAGAAACCTGACGGAGCGTGGCCTGGCCGAGCTGGCTGCAGGGTGCAGACTACTGGAGGAGCTGGACCTTGGTTGGTGCTCCACACTGCAGAGCAGCTCGGGCTGCTTCCAGCACCTGGCCCGCAACCTGCCGTGCCTGAGGAAGCTCTTCCTCACCGCCAACCGCACCGTGTGCGACTCCGACATGGAGGAGCTGGCTGCCAACTGCCCCGCACTGCAGCACCTCGACATACTGG GCACCCGGATGGTAAGCTCCTCCTCCCTCAGGAAGCTGCTGCAGGCGTGTCCTAAGCTCCTCCTCCTGGATGTGTCCTTCTGCTCGCAGGTGGACGCCCGCATCGTCCAAGAGCTTTGCGGACTCTTCCCCAACGTGGCCATCAAGAAGAGCTTTACCCAGTGA